From Salminus brasiliensis chromosome 12, fSalBra1.hap2, whole genome shotgun sequence:
ATCACTTGCAGtgttagctagtgttagctagCGTTAGCGCTACAGTTGGCGGTTAGTGTCCTGTTCCAGTTGCTTTCAGATGTCCAAAGATGATGTGTCAGCGACAGTTCAGAAAGATTGCTAACTACATTAAAAGCCATGGGgtccatgtttgtgtgtttgttgagCCAGTAATAACTTTGTTACGTTTCTTTGCCCTGTTATGGACATAATTCTGAGACCTAGCAAGCACGGTTCATGcattcagttcctaatcaaatcaaatcaaatcacttttattgtcactTCACATTACACAAGTGTAATGGTGAGTGAAAAATCACTCCCCTGGATGGGTGTgagttcaggtgtagtgtgggtggggaaaagtctttgtgggtgcagtgtgactgtgcgTAGGGTTTTCCAttgtaagtgcagggtgcagaatGTGTTTGTATAGGGAGGAGATGTGATGATACAGATGAGGTCCATAGTCCACTAGCTATTGTTTATttagcagcctaattgcttgaggatagaagctgtctctgaaccgACTGATTCTGAACTTCAGACTTCTGTACCCCCTGTCactgggcagctgtgagaacaggcagtgtCTTGAATGGGTGGAGTCCTTGATGACCCTCTTTTGCTTCCTCAGACAGCAGCTGGTGTATAAATCCAGAAAGTTTGGCAGCTGAACCTCAATGGTGCACTGGGGTGTGTGCACCACCCTCTGCAAAGCTCTTGAGCGGTGCAGTTCCtgtaccaggtggtgatacagccCGTTAGAatactctccacagtgcagaTGTAGAACGTCCTGAGAATGCAGGGTTTTTTCTGGCACCAGTGTGACAGGAGCTAACCTCCTCTCTGTCTCATTATCGTTGGAGATCAGGCCCACGATTGTCATGTCATCAGCAAATTGCTGAAAGACATTACTTTTTCCAGCTTTAACATAATCCTATTTACTTTTATACCAGTATACCTCCCATCACTAAATTATGTGCAGAGTGTGACTGCCAGCATTGTGTGATCTGTTGTGCCCAGGGACAATGCCAAATAAGAGAGGACAAGCCAAATAAGAGGGTGTTACTGATCACCCCATTTAGGGTTCATGCCCACCTGCCTAGCAGCTTCTTCTTGAGGAGAGTGGGACCTGGCAGAAAAGATGGTCCTGGCTGCAGAACCAAGTAGCAATTGTTCTAATATATCAAACAAGCATGTTTTTCTCTCCCAGAAAATACTAGTCTGAACTACTGGTTCTGCAACGAAAGGCCAGTGTACAGCTCAATATGGAGCTGCACTTGCATGGCGTGTTGTGTCTGTTGCTCAGGGCGACACTGCTCTCAAAGTATGTGTACGAGTGACATGGAGAGTAGGAAACACCGGTTGATCAGCCTCATGCATCATCAGTGAAACACAGTTGGGGGTCCTGGGGGGGTAGGGGGGTGTATATCGTTGGACAGTATATTGTTATAAAAGTTACCTATAGACAAATAGCAATTCATTAGTAGAAGGCTGTAAGAAAGCTAAATCACAAAATTGTAAAAAGTCTAGAATGATGAACAGAGCTATAGAGGAttataaaaagacacatgagGTAGAAATTCTTATAAAGACAGGGATTATTTATACTTAAAAAACAAGATAAACatagaaaagaaatgaaaacaaaaatagtTTAACAAACTATTTGCCACAATTAAAGCATTTTATTCATGGAAGTACATGTAAAATGTCTCTTTTTTGAAAATATATCAAGTATAGTGTGATGGACTTTTTTCTACTGTGATGGATTACTTATATCTTACAGTTGATTATAAAGGTCATTGGGTGAAGCCCATGTATATACACTAGCAGCTGAAAAGAATTGCTCACATATACGTATGTAAGTGCTTGGAGTGAGAAAGCTCAGATGGTGTCAGCATTATCACTAGATTTAAACAGTACGGAGACCTCTGAGGTCTGTAGATAACAACAGTGTGTGGGAAGAAATGAATTTGTATAATTTTAGGAAAATGTACaggaataaaaaataacaatacagTATTAGGCAGACATCAAGGACCTACACCATTTTCTTGTCAAAAAATCTAACAAACATTTAAGTATTTCTTTTTGATTGCCTGTGCAATCTGCTTCACAGCATTGAGAACACATTGGACATGAATGAAGGACTGTGACAAATGTCACTAGCAAGCTAGGGACGTTGTTTAAGAGCTGCTAGAGGAATGCCTTTGTCATCACTTTTCTCTGGTTTGGGCACCTGACCCATCCCACGAATCTAATGAGCCAAACCCCAAGACAAATTTGACTGTCTGCCAAGTCAAACGCATCTCACAGGGAAGCCAAACATCAATAAAAGGGAGATAAGGCACCAAATAAGAACAGAGGTTACGCACACAGATTGTGGGGAGACAGTGGGCAGTGTTTGATCCAGAACTGATGGCATTCTCTGTGCTTCTGGTTGCCCTGGTAATAGACCATTAGGGTCAGAGGGCAGGAGGATTTCTTGGGCCTCTCTCTAAAAGTTAGAATATTACTTTCCTGCAGTCTGCAGTGTGCTGCAAATATTTTGTCTCCTTTAAAAGTGTTGGTAGAAGAGGTTATAGTGGAGGTGTTCCAAAAGCGTTCTTAGTGGAGAAGGTTTATAATTAAGTCAAATTAAGTGTCTGAGAGGCCACATTTTCTCTCCCTCAGTGTGTGAGTCTTATCCAAGACTTACTGATGGAGATTCGGGAACTCAAGGAATCGAGAGACAGCCTGAAGAAGGAAGTTGAGAACCTTCAGATTCAATGCAACcaggtgaacaaacacacagaaaacccTTCCTGCCTCATCCTTCCACTTCAGTATTTTTTAACAGCTCCAGTCTCTTGTTAGACTATAGCTTTTACAATACTGTGTTAGCTCAGGTGAAGTTTGCTAGACACTTGAGAGTTTAGCCGTAAAACTTGCACCAGGTTAAACAGAGAATTGCCCTTATCTGAACTCCAAATGGATCTAAACTttccagaaacaacagcaaTGAAATAGCTGTTTATACTTTACTTATTTTCTGTGGTTAGCCTGATAGTAAGCAAGGTAAAGAATATACAtctaacaataaataaaaaggaaaaaaacacaatagtGCACCACAGTTCTCATATTAACCTAAAGCAGTTATTCACAACAAATGGTATGTGTTACAACATGTAGCTAGCTTATTATCACTAAAGCTAGCATAGCCaagaaaaaacatgaaaaaattgCACCTTGGTGACCCCTCCTTATGTTATTCACTTATATAACATAGTTTCTATAAAATTTGTGATGGAAAAAAACTTAAGTAGGAATTAATTGAACCATGAACGTAGCATTCAATATGTTTTTATGTTAGCATTTCCTTCCGCCAAATTATAGTTCCTCACATGCAGCTTGTCACAGTAATGAACTCCACTCAATCACTGAACAGCCCACAGTTTATTCTCCAGCTCCTTACATAGACCAAATTAAACTCTGCTTCCCACTTATCTTcttagtttgttttttgttattgtgatttcTTGTCAAATCCTTTTAGTTTTGTTTAAGGTCATTCTTATTTTCTGTTGCTCAGGGCATTTACTTTACTTGACTGGAATAGTTCATTATTGGTTCATAATTTATAGCAATGCCATGCAGTGTTGTGATGCGGTGTTTGTCTTACAACACTTCTCAACCAATTGACTTGCATGACCAGAATTGGCTGTTGTTGACTGGAATTGAAGTTATTGCATCCTTTCTATGATGAAGACGTGAGACTTGGTTAGTCTTTTTATCACACAGATTAATGTGGACCAGCTGGTTGATAGAGTCACTGCTGTTGAACACTGCCTCCATCATGTGGAAGACCTGAAGAGTGCCACGGTGAGTGAAATTATTTGTGTACTGAGAGCAAGCGACATGGGGACAAAGATGTCTTTCTTGCTATGGATGGTTGTGACTGAGTGCTTTTAACCGTCCCTTTTGCCATTTACCATGTCATTGCCTCACCAGAGTAATGTTTATTCCTTTATGTCTACCctttctatgtctctctctttctgtctctctctttcttgtttatAGAAAGTGCTGAAGGACAAAGTAGCACTCTACCCTGAACCTGAAGATCTCACCCAGTGTGTGACATGGGAGGTTATGCAGGCAGCTCTTTTCAGTGGGAGACAAAAGACGAAGAAGGTATGCTGGTGCTGTAGTACTACACATGTCCTCAGTTTGCAACAGGAAATATTTTTGGTGTTTACAAAGCTTGCTGCGACTGCTTTATTCAAAAGCAAAATTGATAAgctatgtttttattaattccATTCTCTGATTGCCAATAATGCATAAAACATTTTTCTAgaccatttttgcagtttttattaCATATATGAATAATTTGGACCAGGAGGTCAACAGCATGTTTTAAACCCACCCattctttttaaaatgataagAGGTAATGACTGCAGACAGCTTTTAGCAGTCATGGGGGTGCGAGATGTGGAGCAGCACAGTTAATGTTGTGTTGCTCTTGGCATTTAGcacagtaaaagaaaaacagaaacataGGTGGCCATTACTGTATCATTGCTGTATGTACAGGACCCAAAGGACAGCGCTACAGGTACAGGACTGACACGAATGGCCTTGAACGTTGGCAACTGTGTATCTCCTGCAGCTGGTCTGCCGGGGATGGCTGAGTCTCGTAGCTCGGATGGTCCTGTCTTAGGTAGCTCACAAATCCCACCATCTCAGCAGGGTCTGCTGAAGGAGTCTGAAGGGGTTCTGCCTCTGCTAGTCAGCCAGCCCCTGTCACGGATAAGCAGCGGGGCCCAACGCTACCCAGAGACGGTGGAAGCTCTAAGGGACGTGGGTCGTCTACAGGAGAAGCACAAGAACCTGGAGAGCCGTGTAGAGTGCCTGGAGGGGTGCAAAGCAGATCGTGACCAGGTCCAGCAGCTCAGGGAGCTGCTCAGTGATAGTGGTAAGGCATCCACTGGGGCATCAACAGAGGGAATAAGAAACATTATAGTGTTGATATTGTGTTGGCAAACTTGACAATGTAATATTTTCTCTTTGCTAACTTTTGCTGTTAAAAGTTGGCCTCTGTAGGTTTGTACCGGAGCTGTAAGGCTAATGATAAACAGTTCATGGAATACTTTGGCATGTATGGCTTATAGCCTACTGGTTGTATGCCTTAATCACACATTTATATCACTGAGTGGTAAACATAGTTGTTAATAACATATTGGAATCtgaattttgttttattatatcaTCTGTCTACACTGTCTTTGTTGTAGATAACAGTGTCggaaaccacataaacaagtTGGGGATTTTAAAAAATTTTTAAGGTTTGGGAAAAGTATGTGATGATATAGATATGCAGTGTGCACATCCTATGCACTGTTGTGTGCAAGACAACTGGTTAACATTGTTTTTGAGTTCATGCACTCACAGAGCACTTGTTCGTAACAACCTTTAAGggctgttgctgaccatgtgcattccTTAACGGCCTTAATATGTGCATCTCCTAAAGGTTACTGCCAGCATGAAAATGCAGGTTATCTTAAAATGGTTCCATGAACTTGTCAAGAAGTTCAGtattcttcagtggccttcctagTTACCTGATATTAATCCAATTGAACACCTTTTGGTTGTGGAGCACAGGAGAAGCCACAGAAAAGCACACCTGAAAACCTGCAGGAATTAAGTGGTGCAGCCATGCCAACATggattaaaatatcaaaatattgtTTTTGAGAATTTGAGAATTTACACTGTTTTGAGAGCCAAATGAGAACCTAAGCAGTATTCCTAGTAAAGTACCTGGTGGAAGTAGCTCCAGTAGAAAACCAAAGTAGCACTTTTGACATTTAACAAGCCTTGGTTGTTCAATAACTCTAGAAATTGTGTGAACTCAAAAGTAGCATTTGTGTTTGATTTTTGTGTGTAGCAGAGAGGGACATCCCTGAAAATATACGGGAGCAAGTGAATCATCTGAATGGCCTTATGGAGACTGTACTGACAGATAGAGACAAGGTATTAAAGGGACAAGCAAACAcgtgcacacagacacacactcacagcaaaTAGTTACAGTGTGTTGTTGTAGGTGACTGAAATGAAGAGTCTGATCATGGGCACAGCAAGTGTGTCAGAGAGTTCAGATTTGGGTGAAGAGGGGATTGAGACTGAGTCAGCGAACAGCCAGGGCAAAGACAGCACCAGGGCACTGCAGCAGCAGCCACAGCATCTGCATATTGTTAATCTCCGGTAAATACCAGCTCTTGCCAGCAGTGGGCACCATTTGTGCTTATTGTTCAATCGTGATTTGTTGCTTACATTTGGTATTTTTACAGGGTCTATCCAGGCTGTTTTACGAAACCTTTATATATATAGGTTTTTTGAAGGCAGTGATCCAGTGTTTGTAAAAACATTAACCTAGTATCTTCCATAGAAAGCTACAGAAGCACATGTTGCAAGTCAAGCGCATCTTGGCTAATTGTCTGCATTTAGAATAAGTGATAAATCATGGTGGTTTGATTATTGCTTTAGCTTTATTGGTTCATGCCGGAACGATTGCAAGCTTATGGCTAATGGTAGTCTGTTTGCAAGATTTTCAAAATACAGTActatgtggggggggggggggggggaatttGGAGTAAAATGACTAGTATTTTGAAGATGGGGCATCTCATCCTTAAACAtgtgcacatacacaaacactttCCCAGGAAGGCTGTGCAGAAGCTGGATGAAGAAGGACAGCAGCTGAAACAAGACGTAGCATCTGTGCGCTTAACACAGAAAAGCAGCACAGATAAACAGATTCAggtcagaaagaaaaaaaagaaagagaaactaagggagagggagagaaaaaagaaaccaATCACTAGATCTGGATCACTTGGTATTGCTTGCACTTGtatggtccattatagatgcctcaTAGTGTCTATAGTGCACCACCCATATGAATATGTATAAAATGCAACTGAACCCtaagttaaatgtaaatgactgtctgttAAATGTAACCTTGCATCTAACCTAACCCTTGGGTGATTTTGTCCATTAGGCTAATATATGGAGGTAAAGTACTtgctatgtgtgtgtagttggaCCACCTGCAGTCCGTGCCAGAGGAAATTAGAGCACCGTCCTCTGCTGTGCTGTTGTCAAATATACAACAGAGGTCAGCTGAGCTAGACCAGAGTGATGAGGGTCAGGTTGCTGGTCAGGGTCAGGGACAAGACTGGGGTCAGCCAAGAGATCAAGGTGGTCTGTCAGGTCAGGGAGGTCAGACTTTGCCTGCGCACCACTCATTCTTGGTGGATATGAGCACAAAGGTCAGTCAGCTGTTCCAGCGCTATGAGACACTGCACAACATGGTCAGTAGCCTCATTAATCAGCAGGCCAGCAGCAGGATGGCACAGGACACTGATTTTGTGAGTACGGCGCATACAGATAAACAAGCGCACTAATAAACATATCTTCGCTGTTataacaaaaccttgtatagCTTACAGGTAAAATAAAAGCATTCTTGACTGTCAGATTTTTTCTTAAATGGTAGAAAATTAGAAGCTTATTAATAATGTATGAGGTTTAAGCCTTTTTTCATTCTCACTGCAATTTTTATAACCAGAATGTTTGCACACTAAACCTCTCTTGCTAAAGGTATTAATAGCTTCTTTATTCTTTCATTCACTTctgcttgtgtgtatgtgtcagaCCTCTGAACTAGTGGGTGATGTCCAGGGCGCCATCCTGCAGCTCCAGGCTGAGTGTGAGAAACTTCACATCACAGCCAACCAGCTGATAGAGGATCACAGCCAGAAACAAAACCACATTGATGTAAGTTGGGGGTTAATCCCAAAGGCAAACATCCAAGATAATAGTGCAGCTATATAGGGGCTGCAGTGTTTTTAGTTTAATTTTTAGTTTAGATTTTTGTAGACTTAGACttaattttttggggggggggcactcAACCTTTTATTTTGGCTTCCCTAATCCAGCTAATGGTAGTATTGGTTTTATTAATCTAACAGGCCTTAAttcgaaaaaaaaaatcaaagtgtGCTGTTAACATGACCACTTGAACAGAAATCTGGTTATGATTTTCTTAttaagtgcatgtaaacacttGTCTTActtaaattatatatttcatTCAATTCAATTGCTAAATAATAGGTCACGACAGAGTCAAATTTCTCTGAAAACTTTGTTTTTAGTACCTGTACAAGGCTATTGAAGAGCTGGATGAGAAGAAAGCAGATAGAGAGGTGGTGGAGATGGAGATTGGCATTGTGAGTTTCCTAAAGTCTAACTAACATGTTCTAACACAGTGTCAAATCTAAAGCAAGTCACAGCTAAAATTCATCTCCCCCATACAGAAAGCAGACAAGCGGGCCCTGGAGAGCAAAGTAAGCCGCACACAGTTTGACACCATGACAGAGCAGCTGAATGGGATGTTTCAGGAGCTTCTCAGTAAGATTACTGGTCAGGAGCAGGACTGGAACAAGGTCATCAACAAGATCTCTACAGAGATGGAGTCCAAGGTGAGCAGAACAAAAGTGTGACGTATGTTCTGGAGGACACACACTTTGGTAATTTCTTCATGTTGTGTCAGTAAATTGTATTATTTacttatataatttattaatataatttactGATATAACTTGCCTTCTCCTTAAATTCACTGAAATGGAATAACACCAGatcccacacatacacattctgACAAGATCATTTTACTTCCTACATTActtaaaacacatacaaatgtcaagaaataagtaaataagtaatcTTAGAATATTCTTACAACTATCTCATTCTAATAAATATCAGTTATATTGACCACATTTTAGATGGTTTTACTCACGAAGATATAATCTTTTGCAATTAAACTTTTTGGGATCAATATCTGTTTTAATAAAGCCTATTTGGAGTCAAGAAAGCATTCCTGTCCGTAAGGTCATGTGAAAAAACAtattattttaacatatttaaacatatagacaCTGGATCTTTAATACTTTAAAACTTTAATAATATTGGGAGATAttagaagtaaataaataaaactgatgaAATGTCTTAAATAGTTTGTAAAATGTTATACATAAATCTTTTACTTTAAATGCCTTACAATttaatcaggtgcagcacatcataGGAGCTGTCAAAAAGAAGCATCCAGTCAAGAGATAAGATTCATCTATCTAAAGCACaatgttccagaagtcctggtctttgtctgaCAAACCTAAGTCCTGCCCTGATGTTTGTTTTTGGTGCCAAGGGTTTACTTACATCTCATGGAAAATCTAGCTTTTGGGTctccttctgatggtagatgaaGGCTCCTTGACATCAACaatggcaagagctacctgtgaAATCCATGATAAGTTTCTAGGGTTGGTGGAGACATATTTACACATCTTGCAGTGTGCTCTTAGGCTGAAATTGCTAGGACGaactgacctggccatgttggatcagacagtggaacagctgattaCCGATTGTCTTTTTAAATCCTCTTCCCTGATTCATAAGCATCTAGAACCTTTATTCTAAGGGCCTCTGGGAGCTTTTGGATCGAGCCATGGTGACCcccctcacttcaacaatcaagagcaaacaaaactaaatgtctgaggtttcaATTAGACAGGCCCCTCCAGAATCCTCtaagctgatgtgctgcagttgattctaattttaggcatttgaaagtaatgtaattttttttttatttgaattgcATTTCTTATAATAACATTTtactaattatttttctattagttcaatttgtttagttattttaCCTCTAAATGTTACCAAACGTTCACATACAACTTGTTCAtatacaatatggacaaaagtattgggacattgagacattaaaaatacaaacataACATGTAgtgtgtaaagaaaaaaaaaacacattaggtttattttttcacatgaaTGTTAGGATCTGATTCAGAATCAGCACTTGATGAATACAGACCCAGTTCTTCCAGTCGTGTATTCCGTCTGTGTTCAAAAaagaatttggcctccgcctttaacacATCCATGCTCAGGTGCTAaccagtggcagcttgccgagcccaggtttTGAACCAAAaaccttgttatcaatagccccGGTGCTcaaactgctgagccaccactgccacaacACATAGTTATCACATATATCACACATATCATATTCACAGTCTGTGCTGTGTGCAGAATGTTTTAAGTCACTGTTAATGAAGTAGCCTCTGTGAGCTTTGTTTACAACAAGCTCTAGATCAAAATTTCACCTATGGCTTGGTGCTTCCAGTTGAACCGCATTGAACTGGACCCTCTGAAGAAGCAGCTGGAGGATCGCTGGAAGAGCATTCGCAAGCAGCTACAGATCCAACCGGCCCCCGAACACGACGATGCTGCCGGTTTCAGAAAGTAAGACAcccaaacactttttttttcaaacacatAGACATATGTATAATGCTCTGTTAATCAGACATTGACTGTTGACATTTGATTTTAGTGCCGGAGATGCTGCTGTTGCTAACAATGAAGTAGCACACAATTAACAtagtgtaatttttttaaaccttAATTTTTAGGAACATTAgttcaaacaaaaaaatccAATCACATTGTagggtttttaaaaaatgtatttgtaaaatttggtgaaaaataagtatttggtcaataataaaagttaagttaaaactctttttaacataacctttgttggcaataaCAGTGGTCAAatgtttcctgtaagtcttcaccaggtgtgcacacactgtagctggtattttggcccattcctccatgcagatctcctctagagcagtaatgttttggggctgtcactgggcaacacagactttcaactccctccacaaattttctatggggttgaggtctggagactggctaggccactccaggaccttgaaatgctttttacagagccactcctttgttgcccgagcggtgtgtttgggatctttgttcatgctggtagacccagccacgttccatattcagtgctcttactgatggaaagaggttttggcttaaaatcatGGCCCGATACATGGCCCTGTTCATTCTTCCTTTAACACGGACCAGCTGCCtggtcccctttgcagaaaaacagccccataGCATGATGTTTTCactcccatgcttcacagtagatATGGTGTTCTTGGAATGCAACTCaacattcttcttcctccaaacacgacgagttgagtttttaccaaaaagttctattttggtttcatctgaccacatgatattctcccaatcctcttctggatcatatatatgctctctggcaaacttcagacgggcctggacatgtactggcttaagcagggggacacgcctggcactgcaggatttgagttcCTCTCGGCGTAGTTttttactgatggtagcctttgttactttggttccagctctctgcaggtcattcatctgGTCCCTCTGTGTAGTCCTGGGATTTATGTTCACCGTTCTCAtaatcattttgaccccacgggatgAGAGCTTGCCtggggccccagatcgagggagcttatcaatggtcttgtatgtcacagttgatttattcacacaaCCTGCTTGcttattgtagattcactccttctagcctggtgcaggtctacaattttcttcctggtgtccttcgacagctctttggtcttggccaaggttaagtttggagtctgactgtttgaggctgtgggcaggtgtcttttatacagataacgaggtcaaacaggtgccattaatacaggtaacgagtagAGGACAGaaaagcttcttaaagaagatgttacaggtctgtgagagccagaaatcttgcttgtttgtgggtgaccaaatacttatttttcaccataatttacaaatacaatcTTTAAATTTTTCTACAATGTAATTTCCTGgattttattttctcattttgtttctcatagttaaagtctacctatgatgaaaattacagacctctctcatctcaCTAGGAGAAAAGTAGGATTGTGCAAATTCtcagtaggagaacttgcacaatcagtggctgactaaatatatttttgccccactgtatatgaagtgtccatatatgtgtgtttgtaacaATAATTATAGTTACACAGTGCTTATAGTAATATTTATAGCAgaactataattattatttttttaacttggGTCTTTCCTGGGATTCTAactttatgttttgtttttggttttattaaattttttattacattcatgtataatattttattaccaATAAAACTATACTATAAAATAATTTTTGTATCTTTCAGAATGAAACCAATGAAGCTTAATATTAAGATAtgcaataaatataattttcaaGTCTTCTTTCATTCTCTCGCAGACAGCTTGTAGCGAGGTTTCATTGCATCTCCTGTGATCGCCCTGTTGACATGACAACTCCAGGATCGTAAGTCTTTTTACTAGTTTGAATGTATCACACAATATATATTCATGTTTGCATGTATTACTAATGTGCAAAAGTAAACATTGTGAAAAATATAATTTGGAAAGAAACACAAGAAACTATAATAATGTGGgtgtagtattatttatagttaccTAGCACGTGGTTTGGAATATCAGTGCTGAATGATGTTAAATCAAATGAGCTGATGATGGAATTTTAAAAAATCCATGCACTGGCTGGGGTTGTCCATGAGGAATCTGCAACCAGGCTTTGTTCACAAAATAGTATTGTTACCTTTTAATAGTATTGGATAGTAATTGATTGTgataattatgtatatattttttagttcTGTACAGTACAAAATTATTCAACCACCATTGCAAAACTTACAAACTTAGCAAAacttacaaactttcagctgtttgcaataaatcaataaaataacaatagctcaacacaactaatataacaaatgCTTTtcccaaattcaacacaaaatgacaccttaaatgactactgcagtctcagaattactcTAGACCCTTCATGCATTCCTGTATAATCTTAGCGAATAATCTTGGGTTTGcttgctgcaaccaccttcttcagATCCTACTAAGGATTTTCCATGGGGTtaaggatttcctg
This genomic window contains:
- the LOC140574361 gene encoding uncharacterized protein isoform X5; this translates as MSGDISLFDLVNVSIGTPEPGAVNFSALHTLLHAILEHLQIQNVNAVWSEADAGHGPGELLLAAACPQNPYRRMEDKLRHMERQLAALEHLPSGSELLSRSASVNDVWQLLQLRRRVEGSEDGVTKCVSLIQDLLMEIRELKESRDSLKKEVENLQIQCNQINVDQLVDRVTAVEHCLHHVEDLKSATKVLKDKVALYPEPEDLTQCVTWEVMQAALFSGRQKTKKGLLKESEGVLPLLVSQPLSRISSGAQRYPETVEALRDVGRLQEKHKNLESRVECLEGCKADRDQVQQLRELLSDSAERDIPENIREQVNHLNGLMETVLTDRDKTSELVGDVQGAILQLQAECEKLHITANQLIEDHSQKQNHIDYLYKAIEELDEKKADREVVEMEIGIKADKRALESKVSRTQFDTMTEQLNGMFQELLSKITGQEQDWNKVINKISTEMESKLNRIELDPLKKQLEDRWKSIRKQLQIQPAPEHDDAAGFRKQLVARFHCISCDRPVDMTTPGSHLMTVPSAPGLPSHKSNRPYTIYELEQVRQHSKSEHIPEMATYSYLAMSRSCGGSHTLTYTNRRYSRLQHITQLIQTEDDGLAMSSSGLRVQPEEVDILGLDGHIYKGRLNTRAVKTLESRLPTISSKEGICKSKNWGRHCQSQKCSGAEPGRRSPLRPQSGSRSASSSSVKDRLVPSMDCLFQPCAPQSSAEPDNELLQDRELHRDFSQSQNAPVTSL
- the LOC140574361 gene encoding uncharacterized protein isoform X4, coding for MSGDISLFDLVNVSIGTPEPGAVNFSALHTLLHAILEHLQIQNVNAVWSEADAGHGPGELLLAAACPQNPYRRMEDKLRHMERQLAALEHLPSGSELLSRSASVNDVWQLLQLRRRVEGSEDGVTKCVSLIQDLLMEIRELKESRDSLKKEVENLQIQCNQINVDQLVDRVTAVEHCLHHVEDLKSATKVLKDKVALYPEPEDLTQCVTWEVMQAALFSGRQKTKKQGLLKESEGVLPLLVSQPLSRISSGAQRYPETVEALRDVGRLQEKHKNLESRVECLEGCKADRDQVQQLRELLSDSAERDIPENIREQVNHLNGLMETVLTDRDKTSELVGDVQGAILQLQAECEKLHITANQLIEDHSQKQNHIDYLYKAIEELDEKKADREVVEMEIGIKADKRALESKVSRTQFDTMTEQLNGMFQELLSKITGQEQDWNKVINKISTEMESKLNRIELDPLKKQLEDRWKSIRKQLQIQPAPEHDDAAGFRKQLVARFHCISCDRPVDMTTPGSHLMTVPSAPGLPSHKSNRPYTIYELEQVRQHSKSEHIPEMATYSYLAMSRSCGGSHTLTYTNRRYSRLQHITQLIQTEDDGLAMSSSGLRVQPEEVDILGLDGHIYKGRLNTRAVKTLESRLPTISSKEGICKSKNWGRHCQSQKCSGAEPGRRSPLRPQSGSRSASSSSVKDRLVPSMDCLFQPCAPQSSAEPDNELLQDRELHRDFSQSQNAPVTSL
- the LOC140574361 gene encoding uncharacterized protein isoform X2; amino-acid sequence: MSGDISLFDLVNVSIGTPEPGAVNFSALHTLLHAILEHLQIQNVNAVWSEADAGHGPGELLLAAACPQNPYRRMEDKLRHMERQLAALEHLPSGSELLSRSASVNDVWQLLQLRRRVEGSEDGVTKCVSLIQDLLMEIRELKESRDSLKKEVENLQIQCNQINVDQLVDRVTAVEHCLHHVEDLKSATKVLKDKVALYPEPEDLTQCVTWEVMQAALFSGRQKTKKDPKDSATGTGLTRMALNVGNCVSPAAGLPGMAESRSSDGPVLGSSQIPPSQQGLLKESEGVLPLLVSQPLSRISSGAQRYPETVEALRDVGRLQEKHKNLESRVECLEGCKADRDQVQQLRELLSDSERDIPENIREQVNHLNGLMETVLTDRDKTSELVGDVQGAILQLQAECEKLHITANQLIEDHSQKQNHIDYLYKAIEELDEKKADREVVEMEIGIKADKRALESKVSRTQFDTMTEQLNGMFQELLSKITGQEQDWNKVINKISTEMESKLNRIELDPLKKQLEDRWKSIRKQLQIQPAPEHDDAAGFRKQLVARFHCISCDRPVDMTTPGSHLMTVPSAPGLPSHKSNRPYTIYELEQVRQHSKSEHIPEMATYSYLAMSRSCGGSHTLTYTNRRYSRLQHITQLIQTEDDGLAMSSSGLRVQPEEVDILGLDGHIYKGRLNTRAVKTLESRLPTISSKEGICKSKNWGRHCQSQKCSGAEPGRRSPLRPQSGSRSASSSSVKDRLVPSMDCLFQPCAPQSSAEPDNELLQDRELHRDFSQSQNAPVTSL